Below is a genomic region from Leucobacter exalbidus.
AGACGAACCTGGCCCTGTGGAGAGGGCTATCCTTCTCGAACCGACCGATGTATTCTCGCTCAATCCAGGTGTGCAGAACTTCAGTCATTGCTCGCCCTTTCTGCCACAATTTTCATGAACTTGATGTCCAGTGCCCTGATCACTCGGGCGGCATCCCTGTTTGTCGTAGGGGTGACACCTTGACGTTCCAGCATGCTGACCACTTGAGGGTCTACATGCGCGGCGTCTGCCACTTCATCGATGGTCAACCCGCGGATGGCGCGGTAGTCCCCCACTCTGCGCTTAATCAAGTCAGGTGAATCCAGAATCCAGGTGTTACGTGAGCGGTGAACATCTCGTACCTGCCAGTCATAACCCTTCTGAGCAGCACGCACCAGGGCAGCGCCCCCTCTCCCCTCAGATGGCGTGCCGCCCCACCAGTCACGCAGCAGCTTCGCTGGGTCATCTGACGCCCAGAACTGTCGTATGCGTTCACCCGCCCGCTTCTTGCGGGTGCCGGTGACGTGATCCAGGGTGCCGGTGTGCAAGAATCCGAGGAAGTCTGCCCGAGACTGGGGTGAGATGGGTCGCCCGTCACGGCGTTCAACCGCTGCCCCGGCGGGGAGTTCCCACTGGTTTCCCACCTTTACAGCGTTGGGAATTCGGTGTTCGCGCGCCAAGCGCGCAGCTCGCTGAACGCTGATTCCTTCGCGGGAAGCAAACTCTTCGAGTTTCATGTCACAAGTGTTTCACGCGATCCCATTAAACACAAGTGTTATCGGGTTCACTAAACTCGAGTCTGCCTAGAGTCGCTTCTTTTGGAGTCCCGCCTCAGACCACGCCCAGCGCTCAGACCAGGCCGCTTCCTCGCGGCACTTGGTTTTTCGCTCGCCAGATCACGCCCCAGGTTTGGGGCGGGGTTCCCGGGGGATCCGGGGTCGAATTACCAGTTGCCGGTTAGGCCGCGGCCTGCAGGTACTCGGCGTGCTGCCGCAGCTCTGCCTCGACCAAGATCGGCAGGTGGTCAGAGAGCCCGCGATCGAGGGTGCGCACGCTGCCGACGTCGATCCCCATCGAGGTCGCAAAGTCGAAGTGCCCGCGGAACATGCGGTACCGCGTGTAGGTGCGCTTGTCGCTGAGGTTCAGCTCGTAGCCGTTGTCGCGCATCTCGGTATCGAGGCGGCCTTTGAACACGGGGTAGTTGTAATCCCCCACCATCAGCGCGGGCAGGCCTGGGCCGAGCGCCTTCAAGCCGTCGAGCGCCGCGTGAATCTGGTGGCGCCGCAGTGAGTTCAGCGCCGTCAGCGGTGCCGCGTGGAACGATGCGACCACGAAGTCACGCTCCGTCTCGCGATCAAGCAGGCGCACCCCCAGCAGCCGCTCGTGCGCGGGCGACAGGATGCGATCGTGCAGCGACTTCTTCAGCTCAAACGTGCGGGCAGCCCGCGCGTGGTAGCGATCTGACTTCACATACACCGCGAGCCCCAAGCGGTTGCGCTCGGTGGCGTGCACGAGTGACATGCGCCCCAGATGACTCGGAAGGGTGATCGCCTCAGCTTCCTGCAAGCACAACACGTCGGTTTCGTGATCGTCGACCAGTGCCTCGAGCTCGGTCGCGGCACGGTTCTTGCGCAGGTTGTAGCTGATGACCTTCATAGGTTGCCCCTTCCAGCGGGCTCAGAGGTGGGCCCTGTCAACGGATTTCACCGCTGCAGAGCCCACTCTATGCTCAGACGCTATGGGCTTGCCCAGAATCTTCGATTAAAGATTAAAGACGTACGAGTCGTACTTCGAGGGTTCCGATGAGCATGCGCTCGGTGGTGGCCCGCTCGTGACCGGCTTCGAGCGCAATGGTGGCTCCGGTCTCATCGATCAGTGCGACACCGTTCGTTGAGAAGAGATCCTCGATCGTCCAGATCTCGCCCGTGCGTCGCATGCGCACGTGTGATTTCGACAGCGTGCGCGTCGGGTCGCTGATCTTCACCGGCGTCGCCGTGCTCGTCTCATCGGGCCTGCGGCCCACGATCACGTCGTACCCCGGGAGCTCAATCAGTTCACCGTCGGGCAGTTCGAGTGCCCACCGGCTGGCCCGGTGCACCACGATCGTGCTGTCTTCGTCGGAGTCATACTCGCCGAAGTCGTCGTCGCTCGTGCCGGCCGGGGCCACGGGGGCGACCGGAGCGATCGGAGCCACGGGGGCGATCACGGGCAGGACCGCCGGGGCAGCCACGGGCTGCGGTGCTTCGAGGCTGGGTGACTCAGCGCGTGCCGGGCTGCCGAGCAGCTGCTCAGCGAGACCCTGCGGGGCTGCGGCGGGAGCGGGCACCGCAGCGGGAGCTGCGACGACTGACTCAGCGGCCGGAGCCGGGAAGTCAGTGGACAGCAGATCAGGAGCCGCGGTATCTGCCGATGCATCTGCGTTCAGCACGTCGGCGGTAACAGGTGCTGCCACGAGGGCCTCATCGATGGTGGCCTCATTGCTGGGTGTTTCAATGGCCGGCGTCTCGGCCGCGAACTCTTCAGCTGCCGGGGACTCAGCTGCGGGCTGCTGCGGGCTGCTCGCCTCAGCGGTCGGCGTTGCAGCGAGGTCAGCTGCGGGGGTCGCGGCCGCTACGGTCGTTGCAGGGGCTACGGGCGCTGCCTGTGCCGGGATCTCGACGATGGGCTGGCCAAAGATCGATGACTCGGGGGCCGGCTGCGCCTGAGCAGGCTGCTGCGCGGGCTCGGCCTGATCCTGGTAAGCGGGCGCGGCCTGAGCCGGTGCGGGCTGCTGCGCCTGCGGTGCGAACGGCGCCTGCGTTGCGGGCACCTGCTGCATCGGCTGAGCCGGATCCTGCTGGCCAGGCGCATCAAAGATGCTGGGTGATTCTGCGACGTCGGTCTGCGGTGCGGGCCACGAGAACGGCTGCTGCGGCACCTGCGCGCCCAGCGGGGCTGCGCCGTGCGCGCCACGTTCTTCAGACGCGAGACGCTCGTAAGCACCCTCGGTCGTGTTGCTGAAACCCCAGCCGCTGCGGGTTGTCCCGGGAGGTGCGGGTACTGCGGGTACCGCGGCACCGGGCGCACTCGCAGCCTGGTTGATCGCCGCGCCACGAGTGGCGTCGGCCGCAGAAACAGGAGCCGCGATTGGCGCGGCCGCCGGTGCCGCACCCTGCGGAGCGCCCTGCGACGGCGGTGCGAACACCGAACGCTGGGGCTGAGGCTGCACCTGCTGCGCATGAGCCGGCTGGCCCAGACTCTGAGCCGACAGGCCCTGACCCTGAGCCTGCTGCATCGGCTGCACATTTGCGCGCGGCAGACCGCGCAGCACGCCAGCACCGTTCGCCGATGATCCGGATTGATCATTCACCGGAGCCCAGCCCGCGGCCGCACCGTAGCGACCGTCAGAGATGTGGTTGGTCAGCAGCATCGCCCACAGCGGCGGAATGAACGCGCCGAGCACGGTGAACCCGCCGCCCTTGCCAAACTCAGTGTTCAGGCGGTGGATCGCAATGATCGTGACGACCAGCACCGCAAACGAGCCCAGGCCGGGCACGAGCACGAGCAGCACCAGCCAACCGGGCAGACCACCGCGCTGCAGCAGCTGCCACTGGTTCCATACGGGAATCCAGCCCCAGGCACCCTTGACGCCCAGCAGCGGAAACAGCTTCGACAGCGACCACAGGTACCAGACGTACAAGGCAATGCCGACGAATCCCCAGATCCCAGCGATCACAAAGACCGGTGTCATATCTGGCGTCAACGGGTTAACAACCTCGAGTAGGTGCATGTGTCCATCCTTGTCCCCGGCACGTTACGTGCCTCCCCGTAAACTTTGCCATGAATACGCGGCCAGCGCAGCTTCTGATCATACGGGCATGTTCACGCCGCAAATGCGAGCGTGGCAATGACCCATAATCCTGCGACCGACACGCACACCGCGGCGGCGTATCCCGCGAGCGTGATGACCCGCGCACGCTGGCTTCTGCGCGCGATTGAGGGCAGTTGCGCCCGCGGATGCGCCGCGGCCACGCCCCCGCTCGGGTTGTCCACCAGCTCGGGCTGCTGCTCGACCGCGATCGGGCGCGGGCCATACACGCGCGGCAAATCGCTCACGGGCCGCGTCGGCAGCCCGGGTGCCCCGGTTGCCACGCTGGCTGCGCTGGCTCCGGGTGCCCCGCTGGCTCCGATGCTCGGCGCTTCAAGCACGGGCTCTGGCACCGGATCGCCCCGATGATCAACGGCCCGCGGCTCATTCAGCGCCTGAAGCAGGGTCTCGGGCGCCGGCGTCGGCAGAGGTGCCTGCGCAGATGTCGGTACGGGTGCCACCTCAGGTGCCGGTGCTGACGCAGGCTCCGGATCCTGTGGCTGCGCGGGTGGCGGCGGAGGCGGGAGCCGCGTCGCAGGCCCGGTCAGCGGCGCTGCCGAAGCACGCACCACCGTCGCATCCTCATCAATGGACCGCTGCGGGCGCACCACCGTTGCATCCTCGTCGATGACCCGCTGCGGGCGCACCACCGTCGCTTCGGGGTCAACGGCAGATTCCGGATCAACCTCAGCACTCACTTCATCAGCAGCCGCATCACTGCGCGAGGCACGCGTCGTCAGTACGACCGTGGCGTCGGGATCAACAGCCGCGCGTTGGGGGCGCACCACCGTTGCGTCATCGTCGTGCTCGTTCGCGGTCATCGTCGCACCGGCCGCGTGATCTCGATGGTCGCGTCCATCGTTGACCCAAAGTCTTCGTGGTCGTCGTCGTGTTCTGCCGCCCCGGCGACCGTATCGACGATGACGACGGTGACGTTGTCACGCCCGCCCGCCTCGCATGCCCGCCGCACCAGTTCATCGGCGACGGCGTCTGGCCGCCCGCCCACCGTCAGCACGGCCCGAATCTCTTCGTCACTCACCTCGGTGGTGAGGCCGTCAGAGCACAGCAGCAGCCGCGACCCGGTGGTCACCGGAATCAGCCAGGCATCGTGCCGCGAGTCTTCTGAACCGAGCGCCCGCGTAATCACGTTGCGCGGTGCCTTCGCGGCATTCGCGCTGCCCGCCGCCTGCAGTTCTGCCCGCAGCGAGTGGTCGTTGGTGAGCTGCATCAGCGAGGCACCCGTGTGCTCGTAAACCCGCGAATCACCGATATTCACGACATACCAGCACGGCTCGTTGAGGTGTTCGACGAGCACCACTCCGGTGAGGGTGCACCCCGCCCCGCGCTCGGTGTGGCCCGCAATCTCGAGCACCGCCGCCCGCGCCACCTCAATGGCCGCGTCAACATCTGCCGGGCGCAGCTGCAGGGTCGTGCCCACGAGCGCCCGAAACGCGTCGATGGCCGCGGCGCTCGCCAGGTCGCCCGCCTCGTGCCCGCCCATGCCGTCAGCGACCAAGAAGATCGGCCGCTCGGCGATCATGCTGTCTTCGTTCGCCTTGCGCACCACCCCAACGTGGGTGCGCGCAGCCGCCTCGAGCACCACCGACTGGGTGGAAGAGGTTTCGTAGTGGGCGTGCAGCCCGCCTATCGTGTTCATGCACCCTCGCCTTCCGGGGCCGGCGTTTGCGGCCGCCCCAACACAATTCCATATGAGCGCAGCGAGTACAGCGCACGCAGGCGCTGCCACGGCGTCATGCCCTGGCGACGTTCATCGCCGTCGGCCTGCACCGCTTCCCACAGCGTCGCCACCTGCTCGGGTGTCACGGTCTCGCGCGCGAACACGGCCCGATCGACCTCGGCGGCGGCCCAGATTGCTGGCCTGGTCGCGAGCACGGCTGCGACCTCGCGGCGGGTGCCGCGATCCGGAACATTCACGCCAGCATCGCGCGCACGATCGACCATTTCTGCCCACGCGCCCACGGCCCGCAACTCGGGCTGCACGTCGCGCTTGCGCGACCTCGCCCGCAGCCGCTTCGCGACCGGCAAGAACAGTAGTGGCAGCGCGAGCAGCAGCGCTGCGCCCAGCGACAGCCCCACCACGCGCAGCAGCGGCCCCAACCAGGGCGCCTGCTCGGGCGGGGTATCGCTTGCCGAGCTTTCGCCTTGCTCGCCCAGGCCGATCGGCGGATCAACCTCTTGTGCGTCACGCTCCTCGGGGGTCGTGGGATGCTCGGGCAACTGCTCGCCCTCTTCGATGCGCTGCGGCCGCTGCTCGGCCTGCGGCGTGACATCGAACGCAACCCAATCGCCGCGGTCGCCCCGCACCTCAACCCAGGCCGCGAGCATCTCGCCCGTGCAATCCTGTTCGCACACGGCAACGCCGGGCACCTCGTCGCCGCCCGTGCGCACGCCCACGACGACGCGTGAGTCGTAGCCGAGAGCGCGCGCGGCAAGTGCGGCCGCGGTGGCGAACTGTTCATCGTCACCGATACCGGCCACGAGCATGCCGGCGCGGGGCTTTTCGCCCGCCGCGCTCTGCTGCTCGTTGAGCTGCGTGAACAGGGTCTCGATGCGGGCGAGCGAGTGGCCGCCCGCGCTCGATTCAAACTTGGTGCCGTACGCCTTGGCGAGCCGGTCAAGCCAGGCCTGTTCGCCCTCGCTATTGGTCAGCGAGTGGCTCAGGTAGCCGCGCTCGCGCAGCAGCTTCACCAGGGTGGCGACGCCCTCTTCGGTCGCCGAAATTCCCTGGGCCTGCACCCACCGGTCAAGCTCGGGCACCGTCTCAAGGTCGATGAGCGGGGCGTCTGAGACGGGGTCGCCGAGCGTGGTGCCCTGCGGTGCGATCTCCATCTGGGCACGGTAGCTATCGCCCTCGGTGAGGCCCTGCACGCTCGATTTCGAGCCAGAGAACGCAATCGCTCCCCCGGTTTCACGGTTGACGTAGAAGCCGTCGGCGAGCTCTTCGGCCCGCGGGCCGCCAAACGCCGGGGGCGAGCCGAGGGTCGCGGTGGGCGCCCACACATCGGCGTAGCCCTCACCGATCTGCACGGTGACCTCGCTCGCGCTGTTCAGCGCGGCGCCGCTCGGGAACCTGGTGAACAGGCCGGCGGTGCCGTCACTGACGTGAAAATCGACCCCGTCGTAGGCATCGAGCACCGCGAGCCGCAGCCGTTCAGGCAGCCCGTTGTTACCCGAGAGAGTAAAGAGCACGCGGTCGATATCGGCGTCGCGTTTCGCGTTGCGGTATGACGCGAGTGGGCTAGGCCGGTCGCGCACGACGAGCTCGGGGTCCACCGTGTCGCGCGGCACCGCCCGTGCACCCGTGTCGAGCACGGGGGCGAGCAGCGCGCCGCCCGCGAGGCAGACGACCACGATCAGGGCGCCCACGCCGCCGCGCGCCAGGCTGCCCCGGCGCACCGGGTACTCGCCCTCGGCGCGGCCCAGTTTGAGGGCGGCCCGGCGTTCGCTGCCCGAGGTCCAGGCGATCCAGATCGCCGCGGCGAGCGTGATGCCCAGCCACAGCAGTGATTCGATCGGGGCGACGATGGTCAGCGGGCCAGCCTTCAGCGGCGCGCTCACCTCTGACGCCCCAAACACGGTGCCAAAGATCACCGGTGCGACCATCGGCACCGCCGCAAATACGGCGACGCGGCGTGACCGGCCCGCCAGCAGCATGATCACAAACGCGCTCGCGAGCGCCACCAGATAGAACGGTACGAGCGCCGTGCGGTAGGTGCCCACGGGCAGGGTGAGGGTGAGCAGTTGCTTCCAGCCGAGGGCGGTGGCGGCGAGGCCGTCGCCGAGTCCCGTGATGATGCCCGACAGCGACCCGGTGTTGAGTGACTGCGGCACCGCCACCGGCACCACCGTCACAATGAATGCGGCCAGCAGCGCGGCGATCACCACTGGCGGGCTCAGCCGCCACCGGTCTCGCGCCCACGCAATGCCGCAGCCGAGCACGAGCGCGACGAGCGCCACAAGCCACAGCCACGGGGTGCGGTAGATCGGTTGCGCGGCGAGCACGCCGAGGCTCAGGGCGACCGCGGCCGCGCTCAGACCCGCAAGGCGGTGCTGCGCGGCCTGAGACAGGCCGGCTGGTGATTTCAGCGCGCGGGCCTTCGGTGCGCGGGGCTTCGGCGCGCTCGCCTGGGGCTTCACAGTCCGCTCCGAATCATCAACTGCGGCAGGTCGCCCAGGGCGCCCGCCGTAAACATGGTGAGCGGGTCGATGCGCTGCGCACGCGGTTCTGCGTGCAGCTCACACCGCACCGCCAAAATCTGCACGCCGGGCCCAAACGAAATTGAGGCGCGACGCAGGCGCTGCTGATCGGGCAGTGATCCGGTCACGATTGCCACGATCGACAGCGGGCGCGATGAGTGCGCCAGCCCGTAGGCGAGCGCCTCGAACGGCAGCCCCTCGGGCGCCGGTCCGAGCTCTGACCAGGCGTTCAGTAGCTGCTGCGGGTCGCGCGATGGCAGCTCTTCGAGGCCGTCGATGCTGGGGCGCAATCGCCCCGGAGCCCACGCCGAAGCCACGTAGCGTTCGCGCCCCTCGCGCACCGCCTGCAGCGACAGCGATGCCGCGATGCTCACACCCAGCTCAAACTCTTCGTCATTTTGGTATTCCTCGCGGCGCGCATCAAACAATACGGCGACGCGAGCGCTCTGCGACTCCTCATACTGGCGCACCATCAACGTGCCCGTTTTGGCCGTCGATTTCCAGTGCACGTGCCGCATCGCGTCGCCGTGCGCGTACTCGCGCACCGCATAGAACGACAGGTCTGAGTCGGTGAGACGGCGGCTCGACGCACCCTCGAGGTCGCGCACCAGCCCGGCCGAGTGCGGCGGCAGCTGCGTCGTGGCGGGGTGCACGTACACCTGATGCTTCTCGGGCCAGGTCACCTCTCGGCGCACCAGCCCAATGGGATCCTGCCGCGCGATCGTCAGCGGGCCCACCCGAATCACGCCGCGCACGGGCGTGGGAATCGTGATCGGCAGCTCGAGCGCGACGCCCGGCCCCACAAACGGGATCGTGATTTCGCGCAGCGCCGGGCCGACCGGCAGCTCGGCAACGGCCGGCATTACCGGGCGGGCGCCCGCGTTGCTGATGAGCAGCCGCACGTTGACCTCGCCGCCGGCGACCACCTGCTGGCGATCGATCTCGATGCCCACCTGGTAGGCACGGTTTCCCAGCAAAAACGGCAGCGCAATCAGCAGCGCCAGCCA
It encodes:
- a CDS encoding PP2C family protein-serine/threonine phosphatase, which codes for MNTIGGLHAHYETSSTQSVVLEAAARTHVGVVRKANEDSMIAERPIFLVADGMGGHEAGDLASAAAIDAFRALVGTTLQLRPADVDAAIEVARAAVLEIAGHTERGAGCTLTGVVLVEHLNEPCWYVVNIGDSRVYEHTGASLMQLTNDHSLRAELQAAGSANAAKAPRNVITRALGSEDSRHDAWLIPVTTGSRLLLCSDGLTTEVSDEEIRAVLTVGGRPDAVADELVRRACEAGGRDNVTVVIVDTVAGAAEHDDDHEDFGSTMDATIEITRPVRR
- a CDS encoding DUF5684 domain-containing protein — encoded protein: MHLLEVVNPLTPDMTPVFVIAGIWGFVGIALYVWYLWSLSKLFPLLGVKGAWGWIPVWNQWQLLQRGGLPGWLVLLVLVPGLGSFAVLVVTIIAIHRLNTEFGKGGGFTVLGAFIPPLWAMLLTNHISDGRYGAAAGWAPVNDQSGSSANGAGVLRGLPRANVQPMQQAQGQGLSAQSLGQPAHAQQVQPQPQRSVFAPPSQGAPQGAAPAAAPIAAPVSAADATRGAAINQAASAPGAAVPAVPAPPGTTRSGWGFSNTTEGAYERLASEERGAHGAAPLGAQVPQQPFSWPAPQTDVAESPSIFDAPGQQDPAQPMQQVPATQAPFAPQAQQPAPAQAAPAYQDQAEPAQQPAQAQPAPESSIFGQPIVEIPAQAAPVAPATTVAAATPAADLAATPTAEASSPQQPAAESPAAEEFAAETPAIETPSNEATIDEALVAAPVTADVLNADASADTAAPDLLSTDFPAPAAESVVAAPAAVPAPAAAPQGLAEQLLGSPARAESPSLEAPQPVAAPAVLPVIAPVAPIAPVAPVAPAGTSDDDFGEYDSDEDSTIVVHRASRWALELPDGELIELPGYDVIVGRRPDETSTATPVKISDPTRTLSKSHVRMRRTGEIWTIEDLFSTNGVALIDETGATIALEAGHERATTERMLIGTLEVRLVRL
- a CDS encoding endonuclease/exonuclease/phosphatase family protein, whose protein sequence is MKVISYNLRKNRAATELEALVDDHETDVLCLQEAEAITLPSHLGRMSLVHATERNRLGLAVYVKSDRYHARAARTFELKKSLHDRILSPAHERLLGVRLLDRETERDFVVASFHAAPLTALNSLRRHQIHAALDGLKALGPGLPALMVGDYNYPVFKGRLDTEMRDNGYELNLSDKRTYTRYRMFRGHFDFATSMGIDVGSVRTLDRGLSDHLPILVEAELRQHAEYLQAAA
- a CDS encoding DUF3488 domain-containing protein, with product MKPQASAPKPRAPKARALKSPAGLSQAAQHRLAGLSAAAVALSLGVLAAQPIYRTPWLWLVALVALVLGCGIAWARDRWRLSPPVVIAALLAAFIVTVVPVAVPQSLNTGSLSGIITGLGDGLAATALGWKQLLTLTLPVGTYRTALVPFYLVALASAFVIMLLAGRSRRVAVFAAVPMVAPVIFGTVFGASEVSAPLKAGPLTIVAPIESLLWLGITLAAAIWIAWTSGSERRAALKLGRAEGEYPVRRGSLARGGVGALIVVVCLAGGALLAPVLDTGARAVPRDTVDPELVVRDRPSPLASYRNAKRDADIDRVLFTLSGNNGLPERLRLAVLDAYDGVDFHVSDGTAGLFTRFPSGAALNSASEVTVQIGEGYADVWAPTATLGSPPAFGGPRAEELADGFYVNRETGGAIAFSGSKSSVQGLTEGDSYRAQMEIAPQGTTLGDPVSDAPLIDLETVPELDRWVQAQGISATEEGVATLVKLLRERGYLSHSLTNSEGEQAWLDRLAKAYGTKFESSAGGHSLARIETLFTQLNEQQSAAGEKPRAGMLVAGIGDDEQFATAAALAARALGYDSRVVVGVRTGGDEVPGVAVCEQDCTGEMLAAWVEVRGDRGDWVAFDVTPQAEQRPQRIEEGEQLPEHPTTPEERDAQEVDPPIGLGEQGESSASDTPPEQAPWLGPLLRVVGLSLGAALLLALPLLFLPVAKRLRARSRKRDVQPELRAVGAWAEMVDRARDAGVNVPDRGTRREVAAVLATRPAIWAAAEVDRAVFARETVTPEQVATLWEAVQADGDERRQGMTPWQRLRALYSLRSYGIVLGRPQTPAPEGEGA
- a CDS encoding DUF58 domain-containing protein, whose protein sequence is MSEEHTRSSLFKSRAGGTRGGDGTRGSRGTRGTHGTRGTRGTTTRLGETRGTTRHMGQTQRRRVSAYRWWRRTRLQLRRAARATTQSVTTLGWFVLAVTVVCTILGATSAWVEAWFVAIAGWLALLIALPFLLGNRAYQVGIEIDRQQVVAGGEVNVRLLISNAGARPVMPAVAELPVGPALREITIPFVGPGVALELPITIPTPVRGVIRVGPLTIARQDPIGLVRREVTWPEKHQVYVHPATTQLPPHSAGLVRDLEGASSRRLTDSDLSFYAVREYAHGDAMRHVHWKSTAKTGTLMVRQYEESQSARVAVLFDARREEYQNDEEFELGVSIAASLSLQAVREGRERYVASAWAPGRLRPSIDGLEELPSRDPQQLLNAWSELGPAPEGLPFEALAYGLAHSSRPLSIVAIVTGSLPDQQRLRRASISFGPGVQILAVRCELHAEPRAQRIDPLTMFTAGALGDLPQLMIRSGL
- a CDS encoding helix-turn-helix transcriptional regulator, with the protein product MHTGTLDHVTGTRKKRAGERIRQFWASDDPAKLLRDWWGGTPSEGRGGAALVRAAQKGYDWQVRDVHRSRNTWILDSPDLIKRRVGDYRAIRGLTIDEVADAAHVDPQVVSMLERQGVTPTTNRDAARVIRALDIKFMKIVAERASND